The following coding sequences lie in one Streptomyces venezuelae genomic window:
- a CDS encoding SAM-dependent methyltransferase translates to MQDAAQRLKTLAEQLMGAPLPVRIRAWDGSEAGPPNTPALVVRRRRALRHLLWKPGELGLARAWVAGDLDVDGDLYEALDAMAEFIWERADSSASLRQSLRDPEFRAAARSLVALSAPFLPPAPPPEEMRRPGRLHLHTKGSDRRAISHHYDVGNDFYELVLGPSMVYSCAYWESPDGTLEDAQRDKLELISRKLALKPGMRLLDVGCGWGSMAVHAAREHGVSVVGVTLSQEQAAYARKRIAEEGLTDRIEIRVQDYRDVRDGPYDAISSIGMAEHVGAERYLEYAHDLHALLRPGGRLLNHQIARRPQADESAYSVDEFIDAYVFPDGELAPLGTTVGLLERAGFEVRDVEAIREHYALTLRRWVANLEAHWAEGQRLTSPGRARIWRLYMAASALAFERNRIGVNQVLAVKTPENGASGMPLRARDWR, encoded by the coding sequence ATGCAGGACGCCGCACAGCGGCTCAAGACCCTCGCCGAGCAGCTCATGGGAGCCCCGCTACCGGTCCGTATCCGCGCCTGGGACGGGTCGGAGGCAGGCCCGCCGAACACCCCCGCCCTCGTCGTGCGCCGCCGCCGCGCCCTGCGCCACCTCCTGTGGAAGCCGGGGGAGCTGGGCCTCGCGCGCGCCTGGGTGGCCGGTGACCTGGACGTCGACGGGGACCTCTACGAAGCGCTCGACGCCATGGCGGAGTTCATCTGGGAGCGCGCCGACAGCTCCGCGAGCCTGCGGCAGTCCCTGCGCGACCCGGAGTTCCGCGCCGCGGCCCGTTCCCTCGTCGCTCTCTCCGCGCCCTTCCTGCCGCCCGCGCCGCCCCCGGAGGAGATGCGCAGACCCGGCCGCCTCCACCTCCACACCAAGGGCAGCGACCGCCGCGCCATCAGCCACCACTACGACGTCGGCAACGACTTCTACGAGCTGGTCCTCGGCCCGTCGATGGTCTACTCGTGCGCCTACTGGGAGTCGCCCGACGGCACCCTGGAGGACGCCCAGCGCGACAAGCTCGAACTCATCTCCCGCAAGCTCGCCCTCAAGCCCGGCATGCGCCTGCTCGACGTCGGCTGCGGCTGGGGCTCCATGGCGGTCCACGCGGCGCGCGAGCACGGCGTGAGCGTCGTCGGCGTCACCCTCTCCCAGGAGCAGGCCGCCTACGCCAGGAAGCGGATCGCCGAGGAGGGCCTGACGGACCGGATCGAGATCCGCGTCCAGGACTACCGCGACGTACGTGACGGACCGTATGACGCCATCAGCTCCATCGGCATGGCCGAACACGTCGGCGCCGAACGCTACTTGGAGTACGCGCACGACCTCCACGCCCTCCTGCGGCCCGGCGGACGGCTCCTGAACCATCAGATCGCGCGGCGCCCGCAGGCCGACGAATCGGCCTACTCCGTCGACGAGTTCATCGACGCGTACGTCTTCCCGGACGGGGAGCTCGCGCCCCTGGGTACCACGGTCGGCCTCCTGGAGCGGGCCGGGTTCGAGGTCCGCGACGTCGAGGCCATCCGCGAGCACTACGCCCTCACGCTGCGCCGCTGGGTCGCGAACCTGGAGGCGCACTGGGCGGAGGGCCAGCGCCTCACCTCACCCGGCCGGGCCCGCATCTGGCGGCTCTACATGGCGGCCTCCGCCCTCGCCTTCGAACGCAACCGCATCGGCGTGAACCAGGTCCTGGCGGTGAAGACGCCGGAGAACGGGGCATCGGGGATGCCGTTGAGGGCGAGGGACTGGCGGTAA
- a CDS encoding NAD(P)/FAD-dependent oxidoreductase — translation MSTTERPRILVVGGGYVGLYAARRILKKMRFGEATVTVVDPRSYMTYQPFLPEAAAGSISPRHVVVPLRRVLPRAEVLTGRVTTIDQDRKVATVAPLVGEAYELPFDYLVIAMGAVSRTFPIPGLAEQGIGMKGIEEAIGLRNHVLEQLDKADSTTDEEVRRKALTFVFVGGGFAGAETIGEVEDMARDAAKYYNNVKREDMRFVLVDVADKILPEVGPKLGQYGKEHLEGRGVEVYLKTGMDSCVDGHVVLNNGLEVDSNTIVWTAGVKPNPALSRFGLPLGPRGHVDTQTTLQVQGTDYIWAAGDNAQVPDVVGRKAGNENAWCPPNAQHALRQAKVLGDNVISGMRGFPQKEYSHANKGAVAGLGLHKGVAMIVMGKMKIKLKGRLAWYMHRAYHGMAMPTFNRKIRVFADWTLGMFLKREVVSLGAMETPREEFYEAAKPAPKPAAAAEPAPAAKTEERAKAS, via the coding sequence ATGAGCACCACGGAGCGTCCCAGGATCCTCGTAGTAGGCGGTGGGTACGTAGGCCTGTACGCAGCTCGGCGCATTCTCAAGAAGATGCGCTTCGGAGAGGCGACCGTCACGGTCGTCGACCCCCGTTCGTACATGACCTACCAGCCCTTCCTCCCCGAAGCCGCCGCAGGCAGCATCTCGCCGCGGCACGTCGTCGTGCCGCTGCGACGCGTACTGCCGAGGGCGGAAGTCCTCACCGGCCGGGTCACCACCATCGACCAGGACCGCAAGGTCGCCACGGTCGCGCCGCTCGTCGGCGAGGCCTACGAGCTGCCTTTCGACTACCTCGTCATCGCGATGGGCGCGGTCTCCCGCACCTTCCCGATCCCCGGCCTCGCCGAGCAGGGCATCGGCATGAAGGGCATCGAGGAGGCCATCGGCCTGCGCAACCACGTCCTCGAGCAGCTCGACAAGGCTGACTCCACGACGGACGAGGAGGTCCGCCGCAAGGCGCTGACCTTCGTCTTCGTCGGCGGTGGCTTCGCGGGCGCGGAGACCATCGGCGAGGTCGAGGACATGGCCCGCGACGCGGCCAAGTACTACAACAACGTGAAGCGCGAGGACATGCGCTTCGTGCTGGTCGACGTCGCCGACAAGATCCTCCCCGAGGTCGGCCCGAAGCTCGGCCAGTACGGCAAGGAGCACCTCGAGGGCCGCGGTGTCGAGGTCTACCTCAAGACCGGCATGGACTCCTGCGTGGACGGCCACGTCGTCCTGAACAACGGGCTCGAGGTCGACTCGAACACGATCGTGTGGACCGCGGGCGTCAAGCCGAACCCGGCGCTGTCCCGCTTCGGTCTGCCCCTCGGCCCGCGCGGCCACGTCGACACCCAGACGACCCTCCAGGTCCAGGGCACCGACTACATCTGGGCCGCGGGCGACAACGCCCAGGTCCCGGACGTCGTCGGCCGCAAGGCCGGCAACGAGAACGCCTGGTGCCCGCCGAACGCCCAGCACGCGCTGCGTCAGGCCAAGGTCCTCGGCGACAACGTCATCTCCGGCATGCGGGGCTTCCCGCAGAAGGAGTACAGCCACGCCAACAAGGGTGCGGTCGCCGGTCTCGGCCTGCACAAGGGCGTCGCGATGATCGTCATGGGCAAGATGAAGATCAAGCTCAAGGGCCGTCTCGCCTGGTACATGCACCGCGCGTACCACGGCATGGCGATGCCGACGTTCAACCGCAAGATCCGCGTCTTCGCGGACTGGACGCTGGGCATGTTCCTCAAGCGCGAGGTCGTCTCGCTCGGTGCCATGGAGACGCCGCGCGAGGAGTTCTACGAGGCTGCCAAGCCGGCTCCGAAGCCGGCCGCCGCCGCCGAGCCGGCTCCCGCGGCGAAGACCGAGGAGCGGGCGAAGGCCTCCTGA
- a CDS encoding Ppx/GppA phosphatase family protein, with product MTRVAAIDCGTNSIRLLVADADPATGELVDLDRRMTIVRLGQGVDRTGRLAQEALDRTFAACREYAAVIKEHGAERIRFVATSASRDAENRDEFVRGVLDILGVEPEVISGDQEAEFSFTGATKELTGRDDLAKPYLVVDIGGGSTEFVVGTDRVEAARSVDVGCVRMTERHLVRDGVVTDPPAPEQLDAIRADIEAALDLAERTVPLKEARTLVGLAGSVTTVAAIALDLDAYDSQAIHHARIPYQQVSAIVDRLTRATHAERAAIPVMHPGRADVIASGALVLLAIMDRVGAREVVVSEHDILDGIGWSIA from the coding sequence GTGACCCGGGTCGCCGCCATCGACTGCGGCACGAACTCGATCCGCCTCCTGGTGGCGGACGCCGACCCGGCCACGGGTGAACTGGTCGACCTGGACCGGCGGATGACGATCGTCCGGCTCGGCCAGGGCGTGGACAGGACGGGCCGCCTCGCGCAGGAGGCCCTGGACCGCACCTTCGCGGCCTGCCGCGAGTACGCGGCGGTCATCAAGGAGCACGGCGCCGAGCGCATCCGCTTCGTCGCCACGTCCGCGTCCCGCGACGCGGAGAACCGCGACGAATTCGTGCGCGGCGTCCTGGACATCCTGGGCGTCGAGCCGGAGGTCATCAGCGGCGACCAGGAGGCGGAGTTCTCCTTCACCGGCGCCACCAAGGAACTGACGGGCCGTGACGACCTCGCGAAGCCGTACCTGGTGGTGGACATCGGCGGCGGCTCCACGGAGTTCGTGGTCGGCACGGACCGGGTGGAGGCGGCCCGCTCGGTCGACGTCGGCTGCGTCCGCATGACCGAGCGCCACCTCGTACGCGACGGCGTGGTCACCGACCCTCCCGCGCCCGAGCAGCTCGACGCGATCCGCGCCGACATCGAGGCCGCCCTGGACCTCGCCGAACGCACGGTCCCGCTGAAGGAGGCCCGCACGCTGGTGGGCCTCGCGGGCTCGGTCACCACGGTCGCCGCGATCGCCCTGGACCTCGACGCCTACGACTCGCAGGCGATCCACCACGCCCGCATCCCGTACCAGCAGGTCAGCGCCATCGTCGACCGCCTGACCCGCGCCACGCACGCCGAGCGCGCCGCGATCCCGGTGATGCACCCGGGCCGCGCCGACGTCATCGCGTCGGGCGCCCTGGTCCTGCTGGCGATCATGGACAGGGTGGGCGCCCGCGAGGTCGTGGTGAGCGAGCACGACATCCTGGACGGCATCGGCTGGTCCATCGCCTGA